The following DNA comes from Amycolatopsis albispora.
CTGTCTTCCCGAGTGGGCTATGCCGACCTGAAGAATGCACGCCCGGCCGTGAGCTTTGCCCATGGCCGGGCGCGCATGTATCCGGTTAGCTGAAAGCCAAAGCTTTGGGAGGCAGTTTTGAGCGACTTACCTATTTGCGGGACCTGCGGGACCCAGTACGCGACGCCACAGACGGAATGCCAGATCTGCGAGGACGAGCGCCAGTACGTCCCCCAATCCGGCCAGACCTGGACCAGCCTCGCCAAGATGCGCGCCAGCGGTGACTATTCGGCACGCATCGAACACCCGGGCGAAGGCCTGATCGAAATCGGCACCGAGCCCCGGTTCGGCATCGGCCAGCGGGCGCTGCTGGTCCAGGCCGCCTCGGGCAACCTGCTCTGGGACTGCGTCACCTATCTCGACGACGAAATCGTCGCGGCGGTCGAGGCGGCCGGTGGCATCACCGGCATCGCCATCAGCCACCCGCACTACTACGGCACCATGGTCGAGTGGGCGAAGGCCTTCAACGTGCCGATCCACCTGCACGAGAAGGACAAGGAGTGGATCGGCCGCACCGACGACGCGATCGAGCTGTGGAGCGGTGAGTCCAAGCAGCTCGCCGACGACCTGACGCTGATCAACCTCGGCGTGCACTTCCCCGGCAGCACCGTGCTCCACTGGCGCGACGGCGCCGCCGGCCAGGGCGCGCTGCTCACCGGCGACATCGTGCAGGTCATCCCGGACCGCAAGTTCGTCGGCTTCATGTACAGCTACCCGAACCTGATCCCGGAGCGGCCGAGCATCGTCAAGCACGCCGCCGAGATCCTGGAGCCGTACCGGTTCGACAAGCTGCACGGCGCCTGGTGGAACTCCTCCATCAACGCCGACGCGCACGGCATCGTGCAGCGCTCCGCGAAGCGCTACCTCGAGCACGCCCGCGACTGATTCCC
Coding sequences within:
- a CDS encoding MBL fold metallo-hydrolase; this encodes MSDLPICGTCGTQYATPQTECQICEDERQYVPQSGQTWTSLAKMRASGDYSARIEHPGEGLIEIGTEPRFGIGQRALLVQAASGNLLWDCVTYLDDEIVAAVEAAGGITGIAISHPHYYGTMVEWAKAFNVPIHLHEKDKEWIGRTDDAIELWSGESKQLADDLTLINLGVHFPGSTVLHWRDGAAGQGALLTGDIVQVIPDRKFVGFMYSYPNLIPERPSIVKHAAEILEPYRFDKLHGAWWNSSINADAHGIVQRSAKRYLEHARD